tgtagtccattgcttatacccttccttcttcatgtgttgctcccttccgcatccagcattccttcttgtccttttttttttggggggggggggggtggcttgctcttgcagctttttgagcagatcccaggacgtcatctggtcaggtttcttgtcttcagtcatcatgtagtagccgtccggctttacgacttctcccacttctccatattaccttcctttggctgcttctttggccgctatatccgccatgttgttaccccatgcttctactgtgttcaattttccatgtgctttgacttttagtactgccaccatattttggaagttggagtgcatccagcaggtccttgatggctccatgatgcttcacggttgttctgcTTTATGTGATGAggtctcttgcagtccagacgtGTCCAGAgtggtgtgctatgccatgcgagtaccttgaatcggtgtatatgttcgcagttttgccttctgcaatctggcaggccttcgtcagcgctatcagttctgcttcctgagctgacagactaggcggcagacttctggaccacaggatctcttgattgctggtctctgcacatcctgtctggaatcttccttcatcatctgcaaatctggaaccatccacgTATAGggtcaactctgggttggtcagtggctcttctgccaccttgggtagtcctgctgtttcctgttgcatgatgctgaagcaatcatggtcatccatccggagcaaatccagatccctgcggatcatcaaatcatgcagattttgatcagaattttgatctgagggtccaacaCTGTATCCCTCCTTGGGAGTTGGAGTAGAGTAGACGGGttaaggactgtgcatctggagatggtgacattgtcgggcaggagtagagagcactggaggcgaagatgcctggcggtggagatatgttttggctgggttcggttgaggattgctgagatgttatgcggagccaggatttccaatggatacccaagaatgatgacagcagtcttgtccaggagggcctgtgctgcaaatgctgctctcatgcaggagggggcttcccttgccactggatccaggcgagctgaaaagtagtccaaaggtctctgctttccccccagaagctgcgtcaggactccagtagcaaggtcttctttttccatcaggtagagacagaatggcttctcgtagtcaggtaagcctagtgctggcgctgggaCTACAGaatcttttaacttcttgaacgagctgaaggctgcatctgccaGGAGGAATGAGGTTACACTGACGTAATCACAcataggctgcattaggactgaggcagggatccaggctctgcaatacgaaactagaccaaggaaggcctgtagcgcctttggagttgttggaggaatcatcttctccactgtggtcttccggtcatctgtctggtgtttcgtctggtgagcaatacagtgtccctggaacgtaactcgcttcagacaccatttgacattgttctttgagaccttgcagtgctgctcttaCAGGTAGggcaggagagacaaggaatgggctttacacgtgcacaaaggagtagattgtcaacatattgtagcagggttacttctgcatgttctgtgacccatttGATGAGGACtctggacattgctttgctgaactgtgaagggctgttctgggcccgctgtggcatcactgtccatgtgtgctgtccccctggtgcgttaaggcaaacaggtactggtcttctggatgaagtgaacactggagaaagcattagccaggtcggtcactgtgaatacttttgctgtggaaggcacatttgagagcagagtgtgcggattcggcacaattggagtttcaaacaccgtggcgtcatttacgtctctcaggtcatgtaccattttgaacttggctggctcttcttttacagtctttttcttgaccgggaaaagcggggtattacaaggcgatgtgcaaggaacaatgattcctattcctatttccaggtagaccttcagttggtcagaggcagcttgactctaggcctggcctgggccctacaagggtacggggtacctggcttgagtgacacccgtactggggcaacttgaggtttccCCACGTAGactctctggtactacgtccagtacctcctaggGTAGGCCTCATCCGGTTGTTTAAGGTTCTTGTAGGGCCTCcaccagcatgattcttcttgggtcagggatgaagaaagtgtcacggtcccatcttcctagaacactgtggttgccttcagcttctgcagtaggtccgctcccagcaggttgagtggcaagttcttgacaccacaaactgggacaggatagagtgtcctggcagaGTGCacccgctcagaggctttgtaagctgagaatgtctgacttgaccatcaatgcctatgcaagacacagaggattctgataggcaagtGGGATTggggagttccacaggtctcatcacacttctggctgcaccggtgtgcagaagaaaagatctgacaatgctatccactttcagggcaatttgaggtattggtcctgcagatggggttttacatgtcaggagcatagtgtcttgcagacctggcttgctttcCCCTGccccatggacggggtacttcactgttttctgtacttcttccttgacctgtttctctggaccaactcttgggttgcatgggtgctctgcactggttccagaaatgaccaaacttgccacagttgcaacacttgacacttctgtctttgtagggtggttgcgcttccaggtcagtggtcaccatgagaggggctgtcttctgcactcctggttgggactcaatccctttggctactgtggacaacgacatgatggacactgtagcggcagcggggtccggcctgctgattgaagctgcggtggtaagatggggcctgcaggtgcgtctgtggcgaggcccgggggtgccatgagaccggcggctgcatccaacccaaggtcttggggcattacaggggctgcggctgcatctccCATCACTTCTTCTcctgctttgacatagcttctcccctttggtaACCTTATTGAGttcggtgtctcctctccggagtctgcagcggtttttCTGGTGTGTCACTtgacactttgcagcgtcttcacttctggctccccttccggcgttctcagcagccctgcacccgtttccttcttcgcgcgCTTTGTGGcactataatggcagcagttttggcgacaattggcaataaacagtctcccaggcacacataacccgttttgctgggtcagtccactgctattgacctgttctcaggcctagccactatcagtggtttcctgattggctgtctcagtccttgcacaaaggcctgtgccaacatttgcgtgtgtatctggtcatgaatggtgaagcccaagtcttggaatacttgcattactctgccatgaaacttctccacagactctgtcttgtcttggctcatgtcatgtaagctgagggcttgtcctgccaatctaccTTTgtcccactctctgagctgttcaattagctgtggccctgactcccaagcgtgtacatctaattctgctggaagtttgaattgttccttcatgattggccagagtgcatcactgcttttatttccatttttggcccagagatcattccaggtggctatatatgttcgcgggttctgctacattcttcagtaaaatggcatgggatgcatccttgggtctggaagattgtcacctgacttgaagtggacatagtgtaatggtggtgcctctatctgcccctgcattcttggtgcctgtgggtttcttttcctagtgctgggcagcatgtatgatgttccctcctcatcttcatcagaggaatacttgTGATAGCGTGTgcaggggtcatacactggctgatttttggacttagaaactgcctttttgtgtgaggatgtctccccccttgctgaagctgtggtggactgggcttatagctctatgttgatgtgaatgtaggcagctctgaccggtgctgaagttgcacattatcaacagatgatgatgatgatgatgatgtcagtcctcccccctctgcacccagggctgagctgtctgctgcctgatgtgtctgtagcttggggggtgccttctactgggggatctccaccttcctcccccgataccaaGACTGTCAGAGGCTGGTATCCAAACCTGTACaataaatgaagattattattattattattagaaaccACACACGTGTTTTCTCCATTGTGTACTGTAGAAAGTGAATGTAGCTAGCACGATAAAGAAAAAATCTCGGGGCGCTATCTCTTTTGCCAATGTAACTTTTCCCAGCACATAAACATATTTTATTGCTTTGATATTCACTATTTCCACATCTTTCACTTTATCAGTCATCATGTTCCAGTGAAAGTCCATTGCATCACTGTGTTATAATAATGGGCTGTGCACACAGGTATAAAAGAGCCGCACGTCCCCAGGAAATTCACCTCAGAACACGTCCTTGTGCCGTCTGCTTCCTGACATCACGGGAGAAGAACATCGCTGCGATCTACAACATGCAATCTCATAGCGGTCACTGCTCCTGTGATCCCGGTAAGTCTCCGCCTGGAGTCATTGTATGTGGTGGTGAGAGTCAATGTGTCAGGGGAGAGCCGGAGTCTATGGGGAGAATCCGAGTATGGCGGCTCAATACGAAATTTCCATAGAATTATTTAAGTTCTTTTAAAAATTGATGTAAATTGACCATAAATTCAACAGCGTTTTAGCTGCCGACATCGTTTCTATTCAACTCTTTTGCTTTTATTTCTGAGGTTTTAGACTCGTGTAAAGTTACATTTTCCTGTTTGTATCTAAGTAAAGCATCAGAAAAAAGGGCTCGTATAGCTAAACCAATCACAGGATAAAAAATGTACGATCAATAAAGCTTTCTTCATTCATCACCCTTCCAGCACCGATCCCATCTATTCCCaaactgcacaaacccctcatcctgctcgtaccccaatactaagcctctgctgccatatgtgtccctattactgcccctgataccccaatactgagccgctgcggccatatgtgtccctattactgcaccttctgtgtagtacaataacggctcctcttactgccccacataataatgccaccactgtgtgccccttacatagtaaaacTCTGTCTTTGttccctctagatggtaaaattacAGCTTAGAAAAATTTGATTTCCTTCCGTGAGTGTCTTAGAAAGTAATAAACCCTTCCATAAGTCCCTTGGACAGTTACAATATCCTGAGTGTCCCTAAATGTAAGGATGTCTTCTAAGTGACCACTGAACATTTAATATCTTTCTGcatgtccctaaaaagtaataatatcccctgattCCCCCACAGTGTGATGctaccacacatagtatgatggcctccacaatcctccacaaacaatataatggcccacAATGCCtcttatatagtactagatggttgcccgattctaacacatcgggtattctagaatatgtatgtagtttatttatgaagatttaggaataacgcaatttatacacaggattttctgggtaaaatatatacattatcagtgaagccgtgtttattctctccctcacagactgtcctccatgttattctctcccttacagactgtcctccatgttattctctcactcacagactgttctccatgttattctctccctcacagactgttctccatgttattctctccctcacagactgttctccatgttattctctccctcacagactgtcctccatgttattctctccctcacagactgttctccatgttattctctccctcacagactgttctccatgttattctctccctcacagactgttctccatgttattctctccctcacagactgttctccatgttattctctccctcacagactgtcctccatgttattctctccctcacagactgttctccatgttattttctccctcacagactgtcctccatgttactctctccctcacagactgtcctccatgttgttctctccctcacagactgtcctccatgttattctttccctcacagtctgtcctccctattgttctctccctcacagactgtcctccatgttattctctccctctcagactgtcctccatgttattctctccctcacagactgttctccatgttattctctttctCACACACTGCCctttatgttattctctccctcacagactgtcctccatgttattctcgccctcacagactgtcctccatgttattctctccctcacagactgtcctccatgttattctctccctcacagactgttctctatgtgattctctccctcacagactgtccttcatgttatcctCGTTCTATtaaatgtatgtagtttatttatgaacgctgattggatGAGgcaggccgggcgcgaccaattagcgactcgggatttcagttacagacaatcagacccttagacaattatatacggtatatagactaGATGCTCGATTCTAactcatcaggtattctagaatatgtatgtagtttatttatgaagattttaaaataatacattaaatacacaggattcagccaaccgcgaccaattagcgaagcgtggttcaaatcccgcgccaattcgcggtcggactgcacctgtcgctgattgtttgctgccggccatgtagtatatagcacagccacatagcatataacagcccatgtagtaaatagcacagccacgtagtacatagcacagccatgtagtatattgcacagccacgtagtatatagcacagccacgtagtatatagcacagcccacagagtatatagcacagcccacggagtatatagcacagcccatggagtatatagcacagacatgtagtatacaacacagcccacggagtatatagcacagacacgtagtatataacagcccacagagtatatagcacagcccacggtgtgtataacaacccacatagcatataacacagctcacgtagtgtataacacagcccacgtagtttataacacagctcatgtagtatataacagcccacatagtgtatagcagcccacgtagtgtataacacaccccacgtagtatatagcacagcccacatagtatatagcacagaccacgtagtatataacagcccatgtagtgtataacacagccacgtagtatatagcacagcccacgtagtatattgcacagcccacatagtatattgcacagcccatgtagaatatagcacagcccatatagtatacaacagcccacgtagtatataacagcccacatagtgtataacagcccacgtagtgtataacacagcccacgtagtatatagcacagcccacatagtatatagcacagcccacatagtatataacagcccatgtagtgtataacacagccacgtagtatatagcacagcccacatagtatattacacagcccacatagtatattgcacagctcatgtagtatatagcacagcccacatagtatacaacagcccacatagtatataacagcccaagtagtgtataacacagctacgtagtatattgtacagctacgtagaatatagcacagcccatgtagtatattgcacagccacgtagtatatagcactgcccatggagtatatagcacagacacgtagtatataacacagcccatggagtatatagcacagtcacgtagtatataacagcccatggagtatatagcacagcccatggagtgtataacagcccaaatagcatataacacagctcacatagtatataacagcccacgcacgcagtatataacacagcccacgtagtgtataacacagcccatgtagtgtataacacagcccacgtagtatataacagcccatgtggtgtatagcagcccacgtagtgtataacacaccccacatagtatatagcacagcccatgtaatatatagcacagcccatgtagtgtataacacagccacgtagtatatagcacagcccacgtagtatattgcacagcccacatagtatattgcacagcccacgtagtatatagcacagcccacgtagtatatagcacagcccacgtagtatataacagcccacgtagtatataacagcccaagtagtgtttaacacagccacgtagtatattgtacagccgcgtagtatatagcacagcccatgtagtatattgcacagccacgtagtatattgcacagcccacgtagtatattgcacagcccacgtagcatattgcacagcccacgtagcatatagcaatgtgggcatcatatccctgttaaaaaaaagaattaaaataaaaaatagtgatatactcaccttccaatggcccctggatccaggcgaagcgtttaccgatgctccttcctcgcgcgctccggtctcaagagtgcattgcggtctcgcgagatgatgacgtagcggtctcgtgagaccgctatgtcatcatctcgcgagaccgcaatgcatgcagcggtcaccggggtgtcgcaaggagcaggaaaggcctgttctggatccgaggggccgacggacggtgagtatataactattttttatttttttaattatttttaacattagatctttttactattgatgctgcgtaggcagcatcaatagtaaaaagctgctcacacagggttaatagcagcgttaacatagTGCGTTACACCGTagctaatgcagtccgttaacgctgccattaaccctgtatgcgtgatgactggaggggattatggagcgggcactgactgcagggaggaaggagcagccattttgccgccggactgtgcccgtcgctgattggtcgtggctgttttgccatgaccaatcagcgacttgggatttccgtgacagaaagaaagacagacagaaagacggaagagacccttagacaattatatagtagatgatctcCACAATCTCCACCACACAATATGATAGCCCCTACAGCTCCCCACACCGTATGATGGTCTCACAGTACCTTATACACAGTAAGATGCCCAAACACTAAATTTGATGGGCGCACACCCTCCcgcacagtataatagcccccacacagtataatggcccaactgCCTCCTACATGGCATGATGGACCCACAGCCCTTCACATAGTATGGTGACCCTACAGCCTCCACCACATAGTATGGACGCCCCATCATCCCACATGATAGTATGCTGGCCCCGTTGgccatccacacagtatgatggaccccacagtcACAACACAGTGGAATGTCCCCCAGAGACCCTCACACATAATATGATGTCCCCTGCAGCCTCCCACCAAGTATTATAGCTCTCACAGCCCCTCACAGTGTATGATCATCTCAACAGCATCCCACACATAGCATGATGGCCCAAAGAGCTCCCCACACCCAATATGataacctctgtatatagtatgatggtcaccacagcctcccacacagtattatggcccccacgACAACTCACATAGTTTGATAATCTCAGCAGCACCCAACATTTAGTATGACAGCCCCCCAGTGCTCCACATAAAGTATTATAACCCCTGCACCAAGAATGATTGCCATcacagcctcccacacagtatgatggccccacagtcacCAACACATGGTAAGATAGTCCCACAGCCACTCAAATTATGATGGGTCCACAGTTccaaacacacagtatgatggttcccaCAGCCTCCCCAACAATGTAATGGGCTACCAGTCCCTTACATAATATGATGGTCCTCACAGCCTTCCTTACACAATATGATGCCACGCAGCCttaaccacacagtataatgtcctccacatcctcaaacacagtattatggccccacagcctccaactcagtatgatggctccatagtcccccacacacagtataatagccccgcAGAGCATTTAATGTGCATTTGATTCACATAGAATAAATCTGATGAAAATTTCCTTGTCATACTTGATTGTACAGCCGAATTGGAATTTTGGCAAATTTTCTCATCGCGAATAATGATAGAATATGAATTGCAGCTACGTCTTTGGGACTTACTATTGAAAATATCACCTTGTCTCTAAGACAACTGCAATGTATAAATGTATCATCTGTTCATCTCTTTCATTGCTTTCAGTGGGTTTTATTTAGCAGTTATATAATAGTTTATAAAGTTTCATCGCTCACTACAAGCAGAATTACAACCTTACACGTATGTGTTTTATCATCCAATTGTAGAGCCTCAGCTGCTGGTGGTCACTAAAGACTTCAATCTGAAGATCGGACCAGTTCCGAAAGCCTATCTTGATGATTTTAATGCAAGAACGCCGGTGTGTGGGAAAGTGAATAATATCAGTAAGATTGCCTGCAGTCCTGATGGCTCCCTGTTCTGTGTCCGGGATGGAGATCTGTACACGGGGCCATTGCCTTCCAATAAAGACACCGACTGGTTTTGTGCTGCCAGAAGAGTCGGGAAATGCGGATGGGATGAATTTAAGATCATTTTCTTCCATCCGAATGGAACTTTCTATGGAGCAACATGTAATGGAGACTTGTACAAGGGTCCGAAGCCTGACAACGAAAACGTATGCTGGCGCGACTGTGTAGCCACCAGAATCGGGTGTGGAAACTGGAACCAGTACGAAGCTCTGTTCTTCCACCCAAATGGCACTCTGTATGCTGTGTGCAAAGATGACAGCTTCGTGAAGGGAAATCCACCAACCGCACCCGGGAATTGGCTGGCGTCAACGACTAAAGTTGGGACCGGAGGCTGGCTGAGACTCACCCACTTCATGGCTTTCAGCCCTGATGGGAATCTGTGGAGTGTGGATAAGAATGATGGAAAGATCTATAAAAAGTCACCTCCAGTTCATGAGAACGACAATTATGTGGGTTTTGCTGAAAATTTGGGATTTAACTATAACATTTATAAATTTCTTTGTTTTAGATAATATCTGTAGCCTTAGGGACTGCAGCTTCCCTTTACTTCTTATTTCCTGCAGCTTCCCTTCCTATGTCCTGCAGCTTCCATTTACTTCCTACTTCCTGCAGCTTCCCTTTACTTCCTATTTCCTGCAGCTTCCCTTTACTTCTTATTTCCTGCAGCTTCCCTTTACTTCTTATTTCCTGCAGCTTCCCTTTACTTCTTATTTCCTGCAGCTTCCCTTTACTTCTTATTTCCTGCAGCTTCCCTTTACTTCCTATTTCCTGTAGCTTCCCTTTACTTCTTACTTCCTGCAGCTTCCCTTTACTTCCTATGTCCTGCAACTTCCCTTTACTTCCTATTTCCTGCAGCTTCCCTTTACTTCTTATGTCCTGCAGCTTCCCTTTACTGCTTATTTCCTGCAGCTTCCATTTACTTCCTATTTCCTGCAGCTTCCCTTTACTTCCTATGTCCTGCAGCTTCCATTTACTTCCTACTTTCTGCAGCTTCCCTTTACTTCCTATTTCCTGCAGCTTCCCTTTACTTCTTATTTCCTGCAGCTTCCCTTTACTTCCTATTTCCTGCAGCTTCCCTTTACGTCTTACTTCCTGCAGCTTCCCTTTACTTCTTATTTCCTGCAGCTTCCCTTTACTTCCTATGTCCTGCAGCTTCACTTTACGTCTTACTTCCTGCAGCTTCCCTTTACTTCCTATTTCCTGCAGCTTCCCTTTACGTCTTACTTCCTGCAGCTTCCCTTTACTTCCTATGTCCTGCAGCTTCCCTTTACTTCCTATTTCCTGCAGCTTCCCTTTACTTCTTATGTCCTGCAGATTCCCTTTACTGCTTATTTCCTGCAGCTTCCATTTACTTCCTATTTCCTGCAGCTTCCCTTTACTTCTTATGTCCTGCAGATTCCCTTTACTGCTTATTTCCTGCAGCTTCCATTTACTTCCTATTTCCTGCAGCTTCCCTTTACTTCTTATGTCCTGCAGATTCCCTTTACTGCTTATTTCCTGCAGCTTCCCTTTACTTCTTATTTCCTGCAGCTTCCCTTTACGTCTTACTTCCTGCAGCTTCCCTTTACTTCCTATGTCCTGCAGCTTCCATTTACTTCCTATTTCCTGCAGCTTCCCTTTATTTCTTACTTCCTGCAGCTTCCATTTACTTCCTATTTCCTGCAGCTTCCCTTTACTTCCTATTTCCTGCAGCTTCCATTTACTTCCTATTTCCTGCAGCTTCCCTTTACTTCCTATTTCCTGCAGCTTCCCTTTATTTCTTACGTCCTGCAGCTTCCCTTTGTGTATTTCCTGCAGCTTTCGTCTCTGACTTTGAGAATTGAGAATCCTGCTAATGATTGACAGTGATTTCCCCATAAACACTCGCTGTGCATGAGCTAAAATGAGCtagttatactgtatacctccaaaCGCCAACATTTGCATTGAAATAATGGATTACTTTTTATGATTCCACTAATTGCCACTTAGACATTACTAAATGATCTTGCAGAGAATAGTTGTTGTCTTTCCGCCCATTATATGCTGATTTCTGTACAATGAGCGGATCCTGCTGTATTCCATCAAATTGTAGGCTGCTAATAAATCTTAGAAAACAAATACACATTTGATTGTCTTCAGAAATCTTTATTCCTCTCCTGGGGTACAAGTGTTCACCTggatatttttattgttttctatTCCCACTTTTCAgttgccataactttttttaagcTTTCCATTAAGGTAGCCTTGGCGACAATTTcaccattttcaaaattttcatttttaagcCCTTAAGTTAGAGCATGGTGttacacaaaa
This region of Ranitomeya imitator isolate aRanImi1 chromosome 1, aRanImi1.pri, whole genome shotgun sequence genomic DNA includes:
- the LOC138657171 gene encoding tachylectin-2-like, with translation MDGEVEVLMMVHVDAEDVRYKRAARPQEIHLRTRPCAVCFLTSREKNIAAIYNMQSHSGHCSCDPEPQLLVVTKDFNLKIGPVPKAYLDDFNARTPVCGKVNNISKIACSPDGSLFCVRDGDLYTGPLPSNKDTDWFCAARRVGKCGWDEFKIIFFHPNGTFYGATCNGDLYKGPKPDNENVCWRDCVATRIGCGNWNQYEALFFHPNGTLYAVCKDDSFVKGNPPTAPGNWLASTTKVGTGGWLRLTHFMAFSPDGNLWSVDKNDGKIYKKSPPVHENDNYVGFAENLGFNYNIYKFLCFR